Proteins from a single region of Aerococcus viridans:
- a CDS encoding ABC transporter substrate-binding protein produces MKMKKMLLTMGSLMMLAACGSVTQTSNNASSTSESSGDTIKIGGNWDLSGAGAAYGGPANEGVKLAFKLANDAGGINGQTIEYVEADNRTDPNESANTATRLIDEENVQMIIGPATTGAFEAQIPTGTNAKIPMIAPAATGDTLTVDSSGNTLEYVFRVAFQDAFQGSALASFANGEGYETAAIIQDNSTDYGQNLSATFEEEFQGNIVANESYIAGDSDFNSILNNIASDDPDVIFIAGYYSEGGPIVKQAREKGIDAVILAPDGFGSQEFIDLAGAENVTDFYYTSHYTTGEGSTEATAEFIEAYEAEYGKTPDMFAALGYDAANLAIDAIERAGSGDPAAVTAAIEETEEFAGATGTFSFDDQHNPIKTAYILEMQEGVVVGSTTISPDDIVSE; encoded by the coding sequence ATGAAAATGAAAAAAATGCTTTTAACAATGGGTTCTTTAATGATGTTGGCGGCCTGTGGTTCAGTGACGCAAACATCCAACAATGCAAGCTCAACTAGCGAGAGTAGCGGAGATACTATCAAGATTGGTGGTAACTGGGACTTATCTGGTGCTGGTGCAGCCTATGGTGGCCCGGCAAATGAAGGGGTTAAATTAGCTTTTAAACTGGCGAATGATGCTGGTGGCATTAACGGTCAAACGATCGAATATGTTGAAGCTGACAACCGTACTGATCCAAATGAGTCTGCCAATACAGCAACACGCTTAATTGATGAGGAGAATGTACAAATGATTATCGGACCAGCAACAACCGGTGCATTTGAAGCACAAATTCCAACTGGAACGAATGCTAAAATACCAATGATTGCGCCAGCTGCGACGGGGGATACCTTAACAGTTGATAGTTCTGGTAATACATTAGAGTACGTTTTCCGTGTAGCTTTCCAAGATGCTTTCCAAGGTTCGGCACTTGCAAGTTTTGCTAATGGTGAAGGTTATGAAACTGCCGCAATTATCCAAGACAATTCAACTGATTACGGACAGAACTTATCTGCTACGTTTGAAGAAGAATTCCAAGGAAACATTGTTGCAAATGAGTCATACATTGCAGGTGATTCTGACTTCAATTCAATCCTAAATAACATCGCTTCTGACGATCCGGATGTAATCTTTATAGCTGGTTACTATTCAGAGGGTGGTCCAATCGTTAAACAAGCACGTGAAAAGGGAATTGATGCAGTTATTCTGGCACCAGATGGTTTTGGTAGCCAAGAGTTTATTGATTTAGCGGGTGCGGAAAATGTAACCGACTTCTACTACACTTCTCACTATACAACTGGTGAAGGGTCAACAGAAGCAACGGCAGAATTTATTGAAGCATATGAAGCTGAATACGGTAAAACACCAGACATGTTTGCTGCTTTAGGTTACGATGCGGCCAACTTAGCGATTGACGCTATTGAACGTGCAGGATCAGGTGATCCAGCTGCAGTAACAGCTGCAATTGAAGAAACAGAAGAATTTGCTGGTGCGACCGGTACATTCTCATTCGATGACCAACATAATCCAATCAAGACAGCTTACATTCTAGAAATGCAAGAAGGTGTAGTTGTAGGTTCTACTACAATCTCTCCAGACGACATCGTGAGTGAATAG
- a CDS encoding branched-chain amino acid ABC transporter permease: MEMFLQQLVNGLSLGGIYALMALGYTMVYGIIGLINFAHGDVYMVGAFFGFWLITGLGMNIIPALILTMIFTAILGVIIERVAYKPLRKSTRIAALITAIGVSYLLQNFMIYYVGPEVRAFPTSLPNLSLDLGLFTISTQQVVIFIVTIILMIALQYIVRQTKMGQGMRAVSVDADAARLMGISVDNVISFTFAIGSALAGAGGVLVGIYYNSISPTMGLTPGIKAFVAAVLGGIGSIPGAMLGGILIGVVESMVSMIGLSTWRDAAVYFILIIILVFKPSGLLGKGTQEKV, encoded by the coding sequence ATGGAGATGTTTTTGCAACAGCTTGTAAACGGACTCTCTTTGGGTGGTATTTATGCCCTTATGGCTTTAGGTTATACAATGGTATACGGAATTATCGGCTTGATTAACTTCGCGCACGGTGATGTTTATATGGTTGGAGCCTTTTTTGGTTTTTGGTTAATTACGGGGTTAGGGATGAATATTATTCCAGCACTTATATTAACAATGATTTTTACAGCAATTTTAGGGGTAATTATTGAGCGTGTGGCATACAAACCTTTACGTAAATCAACACGTATTGCAGCCTTAATTACGGCAATCGGGGTATCTTACCTATTACAAAACTTTATGATCTACTATGTAGGACCAGAAGTACGTGCCTTCCCTACATCATTACCAAACTTATCATTAGATTTAGGTTTATTTACGATTTCAACACAACAAGTGGTGATTTTCATTGTAACGATTATCTTGATGATTGCCCTACAGTACATTGTTCGTCAAACAAAAATGGGCCAAGGTATGCGTGCAGTATCTGTAGATGCTGATGCAGCGCGTTTAATGGGGATTTCAGTAGATAATGTCATTTCCTTTACGTTCGCTATTGGATCGGCTTTAGCTGGTGCTGGTGGGGTATTAGTTGGTATCTACTATAATTCTATTTCGCCAACTATGGGACTAACACCAGGTATTAAAGCTTTCGTAGCCGCTGTTTTAGGTGGTATCGGATCAATTCCTGGTGCCATGTTAGGTGGTATTTTAATCGGTGTGGTTGAATCAATGGTATCTATGATTGGTTTATCTACTTGGCGTGACGCTGCGGTTTACTTCATTTTGATTATCATTTTAGTCTTCAAACCTAGCGGATTGTTAGGTAAAGGCACACAAGAGAAAGTATAG
- a CDS encoding branched-chain amino acid ABC transporter permease codes for MMKKESWAKNFFTKSTITWICVILGLFFLIMAAYLMGLVTSFYQNIIVTIGINMILAVGLNLVVGYAGQFSLGHAGFMAIGAYVGAILSTQIPGPIGFYAGMAAGAVLAAIVALIVGVPTLRLKGDYLAIATLGASEIIRIIIQNLEITNGAAGISGIPMNVTWITLFIFIVLTTLLIVNFIHSSPGRATIAVRENEIAAESVGVKTTKYKIIAFVIGAITASIAGTLYAGYFSVINPSQFTFQRSIDVLIIVVFGGIGSVTGSFVAAIALGLLNSVLAPLGQLRMVVYGIAIIAIMVFKPSGLMGDFELQFSKLFNRKKKDSDKEEA; via the coding sequence ATGATGAAAAAAGAATCATGGGCAAAAAACTTCTTTACTAAATCAACAATTACTTGGATTTGTGTGATTTTGGGACTATTCTTCTTAATCATGGCAGCCTATTTAATGGGATTAGTAACGTCGTTCTATCAAAATATTATAGTGACAATTGGGATTAATATGATCCTAGCTGTTGGCTTAAACTTAGTAGTAGGCTATGCGGGACAATTCTCGCTTGGTCACGCAGGGTTTATGGCGATTGGTGCCTACGTTGGTGCCATCCTTTCAACGCAAATTCCAGGACCAATCGGTTTCTATGCTGGTATGGCTGCTGGGGCTGTTTTAGCAGCTATCGTCGCTTTAATCGTAGGGGTTCCTACCTTACGTTTGAAAGGTGACTACTTAGCGATTGCAACTTTAGGGGCTTCTGAAATTATCCGTATCATCATCCAAAACTTGGAAATCACTAACGGTGCCGCTGGTATCTCAGGTATTCCAATGAACGTAACTTGGATTACTCTATTTATCTTCATCGTTTTAACAACACTATTAATTGTAAACTTTATTCATTCTAGCCCAGGACGTGCAACAATTGCTGTTCGGGAAAATGAAATAGCTGCCGAATCTGTTGGGGTAAAAACAACCAAATATAAAATCATTGCCTTTGTTATTGGTGCCATTACTGCATCAATCGCAGGTACTTTATATGCAGGTTACTTCTCAGTAATCAACCCATCCCAATTCACTTTCCAACGATCAATCGACGTGTTAATCATCGTTGTATTCGGTGGTATCGGATCAGTAACAGGTTCATTCGTTGCAGCCATCGCTTTAGGTTTACTAAACTCAGTTTTAGCCCCTTTAGGTCAATTACGTATGGTTGTATATGGTATCGCGATTATCGCCATCATGGTATTCAAGCCATCAGGTTTGATGGGTGATTTTGAATTACAATTCAGTAAATTATTCAACCGCAAGAAAAAAGATTCTGATAAAGAGGAGGCATAA
- a CDS encoding ABC transporter ATP-binding protein, producing MSLLTIKDLNKNFGGLAAVSNVNIDLEKNELVGLIGPNGAGKTTLFNLLTGVYEPSSGEVKLSTDEGDVVLNGKEPSEINRYGLARTFQNIRLFGQLTVLDNVLVALHTKHGASFLSSVLRTPAFYKNREELKERAIELLSIFNLQDLLYEKAKNLPYGQQRRLEIVRALATEPKILFLDEPAAGMNPNETANLTELIRQIQKDFDITVVLIEHDMSLVMNVCERIYVLEYGKLIAHGTPSEIQSNPAVIKAYLGGE from the coding sequence ATGTCATTATTGACGATTAAAGATTTAAATAAAAATTTTGGCGGGTTAGCCGCTGTATCGAATGTAAATATTGATTTAGAAAAGAATGAATTAGTTGGTCTTATCGGCCCTAACGGTGCAGGTAAAACGACATTATTCAACTTGCTGACTGGTGTTTATGAGCCGAGTTCAGGTGAAGTAAAATTATCAACTGACGAAGGTGACGTGGTTTTAAATGGTAAAGAGCCAAGTGAAATCAACCGCTATGGTTTAGCAAGAACCTTTCAAAATATCCGTTTATTTGGTCAGTTGACTGTTTTAGACAACGTGTTAGTAGCTTTACATACTAAACACGGCGCTAGCTTCTTGTCTAGTGTTTTACGTACGCCAGCTTTCTACAAAAACCGGGAAGAATTAAAAGAACGCGCAATCGAATTGCTAAGTATTTTTAACCTTCAAGATTTACTATATGAAAAAGCGAAAAACTTGCCATATGGTCAACAACGTCGTCTAGAAATCGTTCGTGCCTTAGCGACTGAGCCAAAAATCTTATTCTTGGATGAACCAGCTGCAGGGATGAACCCAAATGAAACAGCTAATTTAACTGAATTAATCCGTCAAATTCAAAAAGATTTCGACATTACAGTAGTCCTTATCGAGCATGATATGTCGCTAGTAATGAATGTGTGTGAACGTATCTACGTATTAGAATACGGTAAATTGATCGCCCACGGTACACCTAGTGAAATCCAAAGTAATCCAGCTGTTATCAAAGCTTACTTAGGAGGCGAGTAA
- a CDS encoding ABC transporter ATP-binding protein: MLEVKDLKVSYGMIEAIKGISFEVNQGEIVSLIGSNGAGKSTTLRTISGIKPAKSGQILYEGQDILKSNAMNIVKAGISQVPEGRHVFKGMSVKENLLMGAYTRKDRDGLKEDMEKSFEYFPIIKERLNQDAATLSGGEQQMVAMARALMAKPKLLLLDEPSMGLAPLFIQQIFNIIEEINAAGTTVLLIEQNAKQALSISDRAYVMETGKILLSGTGQELLTSEKVQEAYLGGAMI; this comes from the coding sequence ATGTTAGAAGTGAAAGATTTGAAAGTCTCATACGGCATGATTGAAGCGATTAAAGGGATTAGCTTTGAAGTCAATCAAGGCGAGATTGTTTCCCTAATCGGTTCCAATGGTGCGGGTAAATCCACAACCTTACGGACAATTTCAGGTATCAAACCAGCTAAAAGTGGTCAAATTCTTTATGAAGGACAAGATATCCTAAAATCAAACGCAATGAATATTGTAAAAGCAGGTATTTCTCAAGTACCTGAAGGGCGTCACGTATTTAAAGGGATGTCAGTTAAGGAAAACTTGTTAATGGGTGCTTACACTCGTAAAGACCGTGATGGCTTAAAAGAGGATATGGAAAAATCATTTGAATACTTCCCAATCATTAAAGAGCGTTTAAATCAAGACGCAGCGACTTTATCAGGCGGGGAACAACAAATGGTTGCCATGGCAAGAGCTTTAATGGCTAAGCCAAAATTACTATTATTAGATGAGCCATCAATGGGGTTAGCGCCATTATTCATTCAACAAATCTTCAATATTATTGAAGAAATCAATGCAGCTGGTACAACAGTACTATTGATTGAACAAAATGCCAAGCAAGCATTAAGCATCTCTGACCGTGCTTACGTTATGGAAACTGGTAAAATTTTATTATCAGGAACCGGTCAGGAATTATTAACTTCTGAGAAAGTACAAGAAGCTTATCTTGGTGGGGCAATGATCTAG
- a CDS encoding glycoside hydrolase family 73 protein — protein sequence MAKKKKQARRKLNGCQGWLKGYQQAFRLIFKKRKYKKIQYISKKKRSQRRKEIWLGTLAILGLMLFFLSRDYQGVPTSSETTSEEVEIIYTDQEFVDLIGQYAVTEYPKSHVLPSIVTAQAVLESNFGKSQLSSEYFNLFGRKSYSPNDPSVDLPTQEFVNGQYITVDEPFRVYTSWEESVADHGRLLANGTSWNETHYNGVLNARSYKEAAYALQEAGYATDPNYAESLIDVIERYELTRFDNQVQ from the coding sequence TTGGCAAAGAAAAAGAAACAAGCAAGACGCAAATTAAATGGTTGTCAAGGTTGGTTGAAAGGGTATCAACAAGCATTCAGGCTAATTTTCAAAAAAAGAAAATATAAAAAAATACAATATATTTCGAAGAAGAAACGTTCACAACGTCGTAAAGAAATATGGTTAGGAACACTTGCAATTCTTGGATTAATGCTATTTTTCCTTTCCCGAGACTATCAAGGCGTACCCACGTCAAGTGAGACCACCAGTGAAGAGGTGGAAATAATATATACGGACCAAGAATTTGTGGATTTAATTGGTCAATATGCAGTAACTGAATATCCTAAATCTCATGTATTACCAAGTATTGTCACTGCCCAAGCAGTATTAGAATCTAATTTTGGTAAAAGTCAATTATCCAGTGAGTATTTTAATTTATTTGGCCGTAAATCGTATAGCCCAAATGATCCAAGTGTAGATTTACCCACACAAGAATTTGTGAATGGCCAATATATTACGGTGGATGAGCCTTTCCGAGTTTATACATCTTGGGAAGAATCAGTAGCTGATCACGGAAGATTACTTGCAAACGGCACTTCATGGAATGAAACACATTATAATGGTGTTTTGAATGCAAGGTCGTATAAAGAAGCTGCCTATGCCTTGCAAGAAGCTGGGTATGCTACCGATCCTAATTATGCGGAATCTTTGATAGATGTGATAGAAAGATACGAATTAACTCGGTTTGATAACCAGGTTCAATAG
- a CDS encoding GntR family transcriptional regulator — protein sequence MAKTKSYKDIAYQYLKEQIDSNLLLPDTHLKEVEIAETLGMSRTPVRKAMAQLAEEDYIRIEQYKGAVVAKNALNARAIVERLQFIELLTMNLFQQMQNKDVQVDTERVEELKQIISESLATYDLETYFDTEFKMFTYLVSFYPNSYFRQVTLNTIQPLHELYIKEAKEDHSTFKREANDLKEIYPTMLKALVHKDYAMARKQARIWINQLILYQINK from the coding sequence GTGGCGAAGACTAAGAGCTATAAGGACATAGCATATCAATACCTAAAGGAGCAAATCGATAGTAATTTGCTATTACCAGACACACACTTAAAAGAAGTGGAAATTGCAGAAACGCTAGGCATGAGTCGTACGCCGGTTCGAAAAGCCATGGCACAACTTGCTGAAGAAGATTATATTCGTATTGAACAATACAAGGGTGCGGTAGTAGCAAAAAATGCACTAAACGCACGAGCAATTGTGGAACGTCTACAATTTATTGAATTGTTAACTATGAATCTCTTCCAGCAAATGCAAAATAAAGATGTCCAAGTAGACACCGAACGAGTCGAAGAGTTGAAACAAATTATTTCTGAATCACTTGCAACATATGACTTGGAAACTTACTTTGATACTGAATTCAAAATGTTTACCTATTTGGTATCCTTCTATCCGAATTCATACTTTAGACAAGTTACCTTGAATACAATTCAACCCCTACATGAATTGTACATAAAAGAAGCCAAGGAGGATCACTCAACCTTCAAACGTGAAGCGAATGATTTAAAAGAAATCTATCCAACGATGTTGAAAGCTTTAGTGCATAAAGATTATGCGATGGCGCGTAAGCAAGCTCGCATCTGGATAAACCAATTAATTCTTTATCAAATCAACAAATAA
- a CDS encoding UvrD-helicase domain-containing protein yields the protein MMALNQFTKGLNDRQKEAVEHTEGPLLIMAGAGSGKTRVLTHRMAYILSEKDVNPWNILSITFTNKAAKEMKERVSALVGPDANDMWVSTFHSMCVRILRREAEAIGFTRSFTIADPSEQQTLIKRIIKELNLDKDKFSYKMLLGRISDAKNNLMLPDDYRQNYSGYIEDVVADVYERYQKGLQAAQSFDFDDLIMYTVKLFDQQPDILKYYQQKFHYIHVDEYQDTNEAQYKLVKHLGDYFHNVCVVGDADQSIYGWRGANMENILNFEKDYPNSTTILLEQNYRSTKNILQAANNVINKNTYRKDKTLWTDNDKGELISYYRAQNERDESNYVISKIKTAINNQSLSYGDFAILYRTNAQSRVMEENLVKANMPYRIVGGLKFYDRKEIKDILAYLRLLANPSDNLSFTRIINVPKRGIGPGTLDKLNTFASQQGISLLQAASLVDHSPITGKGATNLKAFGKMMANLQAQRAFLPIQDLVEEVLEKTGYLKDLENQKTLEADARIENIHEFISVTQEFDKRWEAEREEREQAAQIEAQEEADRPADLQDANLNQADPNQEDAPLNPDGTFNLFDLEGIQAELDSVMETNPAEDDALMGFITDLSLVSDLDNQQLDQQGELTLMTLHAAKGLEFPVVFIIGMEEGMFPLARAAKEESELEEERRLAYVGITRAEQKLYLTNSLSRLLYGKYQSNPVSRFIAEIDDELLDDSENERSVFQPRGQSDLPFGHHAGSSFDSSSSIASTYGSKQRRAANTYEKANAKSYYDRKKEAKRSVFDPVTVNKDIETVEGPVTWAIGDKAVHKKWGVGTVVKVQGVGNEQELDIAFPNQGIKRLLSAFAPIQKQA from the coding sequence ATGATGGCATTGAATCAATTTACTAAGGGGCTTAATGATCGACAAAAGGAAGCTGTTGAGCATACCGAAGGGCCGCTATTAATTATGGCTGGTGCTGGTAGTGGGAAGACGCGTGTTTTGACTCACCGCATGGCCTATATTTTAAGTGAAAAAGATGTGAATCCTTGGAATATTCTATCGATTACATTTACCAACAAGGCTGCTAAAGAAATGAAAGAACGGGTTTCAGCTCTAGTAGGTCCGGATGCTAATGATATGTGGGTATCCACTTTTCACTCTATGTGTGTACGTATTTTAAGAAGAGAAGCTGAGGCAATTGGTTTTACCAGGTCCTTTACCATCGCTGATCCATCAGAACAACAAACACTTATCAAACGTATTATTAAGGAATTAAACTTAGATAAGGATAAATTCTCTTATAAAATGTTATTAGGGCGTATTTCTGATGCGAAGAATAACTTAATGTTACCAGATGACTACCGGCAAAATTATTCTGGGTATATAGAAGATGTGGTGGCAGATGTATACGAACGCTACCAAAAAGGTCTTCAAGCGGCGCAATCTTTCGATTTTGACGATTTAATTATGTATACCGTTAAATTATTTGATCAACAGCCTGATATTTTGAAATACTATCAACAAAAATTTCATTATATCCATGTAGATGAATATCAAGATACCAACGAAGCCCAATATAAATTGGTCAAACACCTAGGTGACTACTTCCATAATGTGTGTGTAGTAGGAGATGCAGACCAGTCGATTTACGGGTGGCGTGGTGCTAATATGGAAAATATCTTGAACTTTGAAAAAGATTATCCAAATTCAACCACTATCCTACTAGAACAAAATTACCGGTCCACTAAAAATATTTTGCAAGCGGCCAATAATGTGATTAATAAAAATACTTATCGTAAAGATAAGACCCTATGGACAGACAACGATAAAGGGGAATTAATTTCTTATTACCGTGCCCAAAATGAACGTGATGAGTCAAACTATGTTATCAGTAAAATTAAAACGGCTATTAATAATCAAAGCCTTAGCTACGGAGACTTTGCCATTCTATACAGAACCAACGCCCAGTCTCGTGTAATGGAGGAAAATTTGGTCAAAGCCAACATGCCTTACCGAATCGTTGGAGGATTAAAGTTCTACGACCGTAAAGAAATAAAAGATATCCTAGCCTACTTACGCTTACTTGCTAACCCGTCGGATAATCTATCATTTACCCGGATTATCAATGTACCAAAACGTGGTATTGGCCCAGGAACTTTGGATAAATTAAATACTTTTGCTAGCCAACAGGGGATTTCTCTTTTACAGGCGGCATCACTAGTAGACCATTCGCCAATTACTGGTAAAGGTGCAACAAATTTAAAAGCTTTCGGCAAAATGATGGCCAATCTTCAAGCACAACGGGCCTTTTTACCTATCCAAGACTTGGTAGAAGAAGTCTTAGAAAAAACAGGTTATTTAAAAGATTTAGAAAATCAAAAAACATTGGAAGCTGACGCTCGTATTGAAAATATCCATGAGTTTATTTCGGTTACCCAAGAATTTGATAAACGTTGGGAAGCTGAAAGAGAAGAGCGGGAACAAGCAGCGCAAATTGAAGCTCAAGAAGAGGCAGACCGTCCAGCTGACCTACAAGATGCGAACCTGAACCAAGCTGATCCTAACCAAGAAGATGCCCCATTAAATCCAGATGGGACCTTTAATTTATTTGACTTAGAAGGCATTCAGGCAGAACTGGATAGTGTAATGGAGACCAATCCAGCTGAAGATGATGCTTTGATGGGCTTTATTACAGACTTATCATTAGTTTCTGATTTAGACAACCAACAATTGGACCAACAAGGGGAATTAACTTTGATGACCCTTCATGCAGCTAAAGGGCTTGAATTCCCGGTTGTTTTCATTATCGGCATGGAAGAAGGCATGTTCCCATTAGCTCGCGCCGCTAAGGAAGAGTCTGAACTTGAAGAAGAAAGACGACTAGCCTATGTAGGAATTACTCGGGCTGAACAAAAACTATATTTAACCAACTCATTATCCCGCTTGCTTTACGGGAAATACCAGTCCAATCCTGTTTCACGATTTATCGCAGAAATTGATGATGAATTACTAGATGACAGCGAAAATGAACGCTCTGTTTTCCAACCTAGAGGCCAATCAGATTTACCATTTGGACATCATGCAGGTTCATCTTTTGATAGCTCGTCAAGCATTGCATCAACTTACGGTAGCAAACAAAGAAGAGCAGCTAACACCTATGAAAAGGCGAATGCCAAGTCATACTATGACCGGAAAAAAGAAGCCAAACGGTCAGTATTTGATCCGGTTACTGTCAATAAAGATATCGAAACAGTAGAGGGACCAGTTACTTGGGCGATTGGTGATAAAGCCGTCCACAAAAAATGGGGTGTCGGGACTGTTGTAAAGGTACAAGGCGTCGGCAATGAACAAGAATTAGATATTGCCTTCCCAAATCAAGGTATTAAGCGATTATTATCTGCTTTTGCCCCAATTCAAAAGCAAGCATAA
- the ligA gene encoding NAD-dependent DNA ligase LigA, with protein MTKDDQQSIDVARIEALTHQLNDYAYQYYALDNPSISDTEYDKLYRELQDLEEKYPTFIQAESPTQRVGDVVSEAFTKVTHSQPMMSLGNAFNFEEVAKFVADAKKTVGDQVRFVCELKIDGLSVAIQYENGRYVRAATRGDGVVGEDITNNVRTIKSVPMKLREEIDIEVRGEIYMPKASFLALNEKREEAGLPTFANPRNSAAGSIRQLDSKVTAGRNLNIFLYSGVFSDQLPIRSQQDLFKYFPEYGLRVNPLTRVCENVEEIQAYIEEMTAKRHELSYGIDGIVIKVDDFADQETLGYTVKAPKWAIAYKFQAEEVETTIRDIEWTVGRTGVVTPTAIMDPVLLDGSTVQRASLHNMDLIEAKDIRLNDTVIIHKAGDIIPEVVTVVLDKRPDDSIAYPKPTTCPVCHSDLIHLENEVALRCVNPACPAQAKEKLYHFVSRNAMNITGVGPSVLEQMYDKADVHSPADLYQVKKDQLMALDKIGDKASDKIIQAIEDSKENSLERLLFGLGIRHVGAKAARQIAEVYPSMQEIMAKDIADFTNIEGIGETIADSIVAFFATDGAQETIDSLMENGVNMVYKGPVKAEVEAINSFWAGKTVVLTGKLSQYTRPEAKKAIENLGGNVTGSVSKKTDILVAGEDAGSKLTKAESLGITIFSEQDMVDKL; from the coding sequence ATGACCAAGGATGACCAACAAAGTATTGATGTTGCGCGTATTGAGGCCTTAACCCATCAGTTGAATGATTATGCTTACCAATACTATGCCTTAGATAATCCAAGTATTTCGGATACCGAGTACGATAAACTTTACCGTGAGCTACAGGATTTAGAAGAAAAATACCCAACTTTCATCCAAGCAGAATCGCCCACGCAACGAGTGGGTGATGTTGTCAGTGAAGCATTCACCAAGGTAACCCATTCGCAACCGATGATGTCATTAGGTAACGCCTTTAATTTTGAAGAAGTAGCTAAATTTGTAGCGGATGCAAAGAAAACTGTTGGAGACCAAGTACGATTTGTATGTGAGTTGAAAATTGACGGTTTATCAGTGGCTATCCAATATGAAAATGGCCGCTATGTCAGAGCAGCTACTCGGGGGGATGGTGTTGTTGGTGAGGATATTACCAACAATGTCCGCACAATTAAATCAGTCCCAATGAAACTACGCGAAGAGATAGATATTGAAGTTCGTGGTGAAATTTATATGCCAAAGGCGTCTTTTTTGGCCTTAAATGAAAAGCGCGAAGAAGCGGGTTTACCAACCTTTGCCAACCCTCGAAATTCAGCAGCTGGTTCAATTCGTCAGTTAGATTCAAAAGTCACAGCGGGTAGAAACTTGAACATATTCTTATATTCAGGTGTTTTTTCTGATCAATTACCGATTAGAAGTCAACAAGACCTATTTAAATATTTCCCAGAATATGGCTTACGTGTGAACCCACTGACAAGAGTGTGTGAAAATGTAGAAGAAATTCAAGCTTATATTGAAGAAATGACTGCTAAACGCCATGAATTATCTTACGGTATCGACGGTATTGTTATAAAAGTGGATGACTTCGCTGACCAAGAAACCTTGGGGTATACGGTAAAAGCACCTAAATGGGCGATTGCTTACAAGTTTCAAGCTGAAGAAGTTGAAACGACGATTCGTGATATTGAATGGACAGTAGGTCGAACGGGTGTCGTTACACCAACTGCTATTATGGATCCAGTATTGCTAGACGGTTCAACCGTTCAACGAGCTAGCTTGCATAATATGGACCTGATTGAAGCCAAGGATATTCGTTTAAATGATACAGTGATTATCCATAAAGCTGGAGATATTATTCCAGAAGTGGTAACAGTTGTTTTAGATAAACGCCCAGATGATTCGATAGCTTATCCCAAGCCAACAACTTGTCCGGTTTGTCACAGTGACTTAATCCATTTAGAAAACGAAGTAGCCTTACGGTGTGTGAACCCAGCTTGCCCAGCTCAGGCGAAAGAAAAGTTATACCATTTCGTGTCTCGTAATGCCATGAATATTACTGGGGTAGGGCCTAGTGTCCTTGAGCAAATGTATGATAAGGCAGATGTTCATAGTCCAGCAGACCTTTACCAGGTGAAAAAAGACCAGTTAATGGCCTTAGATAAAATTGGTGACAAGGCGTCAGATAAAATTATCCAAGCGATTGAAGATTCTAAAGAGAATTCCCTAGAACGTTTGTTATTTGGTTTAGGTATTCGCCATGTGGGTGCTAAAGCAGCTCGTCAGATTGCCGAAGTTTACCCAAGTATGCAAGAAATCATGGCCAAAGATATTGCGGACTTTACCAATATTGAAGGAATCGGTGAAACTATTGCGGATTCTATTGTGGCCTTTTTTGCTACAGATGGTGCCCAAGAAACGATTGACTCTCTAATGGAAAATGGGGTCAACATGGTGTACAAGGGCCCGGTTAAAGCAGAAGTGGAAGCCATCAATTCCTTCTGGGCTGGTAAAACCGTTGTCCTAACTGGAAAGCTGTCACAATACACAAGACCAGAAGCTAAAAAAGCCATTGAAAATTTAGGTGGTAATGTAACGGGTTCTGTTTCAAAAAAAACAGATATACTCGTTGCTGGTGAAGACGCTGGCTCAAAATTAACCAAAGCAGAAAGCTTAGGAATAACCATATTTTCTGAACAAGACATGGTTGACAAGTTATAA